Genomic window (Chionomys nivalis chromosome 7, mChiNiv1.1, whole genome shotgun sequence):
CCTCTTCGTGCAGAACTGTGCAGCCCTCTCCTCAGGGGCCTTCTGGTTCAGAAGCTGCCATTTTGCCAACCTCAACGGTTTCTACCTGGGTGGCTCCCACCTCTCTTACGCCAATGGCATCAACTGGGCCCAGTGGAAAGGCTTCTACTACTCCCTCAAGCGCACGGAGATGAAAATTCGTCGGGcctgaggggctggcccaggcaGGCCCTATCTCTCCCCTGGAAGCCCCAAGTCTCCATGCTGTACCCATAAGACACCGCTTCTGCTGCTTTCTGAGCACCAGCAATGCCCCGGCAAATCCCTGTCCCATGTCTGGGGTAACCATTCCTAAGTCAGGCCCTGCTTGCCGTTCTAAGGCTAGGCTGTCAGCAGGCCTTTCTATGGCCCAGCCATTCCAACCTGGTCTAGCAGAATTCTACAAAAACTCCAACTTGCTCCTACTCCTTCCAGACAGCTGAAAGCCATAAGCTACCTGCTGGCTGGCAGCGGGCACACTCCTTCGCACTCAGGCTGTCTCCTTACCGCAGACCCACCTGTTTGGGGCTACTCTAGACAGAGTAACGCAGCACCTATGGCACTCACCAGCCAGTGCTCCACCACCACACTTCCCACTCTCGGTCTCCTCTCTCCAACTTACTCCCTTATAGTGAGCACCATGGAGCCCAACCCTACTTGCTTCCTAGTTCTTCAAAGTTCGATGCCAAAACAATATTCACCACAGCAACAACTCACCAACCCTCAAGTAGCCACTGGCAAGATGGCATGTTAACTAGGTCCCGTTTGCCCAGCAATTGTCATGAAAGGCGGCAAAGAACAATCTGTGGgactgggagtgggagggaagtggaggtCTCAATAAACCTTCAGGATCtgatggactggctttgtggacAAACATTTACTTGAGCCCAAATAATATGGGCACCTGGCTCTTCTTTATATATCTACTGCTGGTGTTCTTACCCCAACTCCAGAAATGACACACAGTCAGGTTAAAGGAAACCTTGTATTTCACAGACCTTATTTTGATGGCAAAACAAATGCAtattacaacaataaaaatacaatactGAAGAAGACCGCTCAGGGGGGAGTAGAGTCTCCCAATCCTGTTATGGCTCGGTGGTGGCTCAGATGGCTGCTTAAGGCTGAAAGGTGGGTCTGAGATGAACCAGCAGAGTAATTCAGGCTGAGCCTCACCTGCCAGTGCCAAGGCTGCAGGCCTCTGGATTGCATCCCTGGACCTTGAAGCTGGGTCTCTCCTGGCAGCAAGGCACAAGCTGTGGGTTTCAGGGCTCCTGGAGGTCAGGCAGGTCGGCCAGCAGCATTGGGGAATCCATCTGGATCTCTCGCTGCAGAGACTCGATGTCAGCAGGGTTCATGCCGTGGCCCTCAAGCCAGTCAGCAAGGAGGGAGGCTGAGAGTGAAGCCGAGTCTGCCTGGCTACAAGGAAAAGGGATTGGGATGGGTGCTCTCAGCCAGAGCCAGCTGGGCAAGCATCCAAGGACCCTGCCATAGCCCCGTTCCAGGAGCTCAACCCAACCATCTTACCCATCCTGTGGCCCATCAGCCACACCCATATCGAACGATTGGTTTAAGAATTCCTCCAGGTCAAAGCCAACACCATAGCCAGCCCCACTGCCCTTTGGAGTGCCTGAGAACACAGGAGGCAGGGGGTCCTCCACCTGCAGGGACAATAACAGATTATAACACAGGTGCCAGGAAGGACAAATTAAGGTCAGCAGGGCAGTTTGCTATTACTAACCACTCTAACCAGATATTCTAGAACAAGAATGCTATCTCGAAATCAAGTACTAGTGCAAGGGAATGGGAGCTGTCTCCAAGCTAGACACTTTCCAAGCAAAGTCTACCTCCCACAGCCTCTTCATGAGCAATGGGCAGGCTCCAGGTGAGGCCACCCCTGCTGCATCATTTCACCCAACATGGACAACCCAAACCCACCTGCCAGGACCCAGATCAAGGTATCCtgggtctttgtctctcttctcaCCTGAGACTTGGATAGTTGCTGGGTCACCAGGTTGACATCAGGTGACTCTGATGTAGAAGGCTGAGGGGCTCCCCCAGGATCTGGAGGTGGCGGGCCAGATGGGAAGTAAGGCAGAACTTCTGGGGCATTGGAGCCAGGCAACCCACCAGTTGGCACAAGTGACTGAGAGGTTAGAAGGCTAGTGGAAGGAGCAGTTTGGAGTGGAGCAGGGACAGGTCCAGGAGGGCCAGAAGGCTGGGGAGCGTGGCCAGGGGGTGGGCAAACGGGCTGGGAGGCAGGACCAGGAATAGAGCCTGCAGGCTGTAGAGGAGGACCAGTGGACTGGGATACAGGGCCAGTGGGAGGATTCGTGGATTTGGCAGGGGACGCTGggactggggctggagctggggcgGGGGCAGGAGGCTGAGCCATGCGAGTCCACCGCTCTAGCAGGCTTCGGTCATTGTCACTAAGCACCAGTCCAGCCAGAGGGTCAGTAGAGGGGCCCCCCAAGACACCAGCCCCCCTTTCCTTGCGTTCCCGCTCTTGTCGTCGCTTCTCCCGCTCCTTGGCTCTCTCTTGCCGCCGCCTAcgcttctcttctctctctcgcTGGCGTTCCTGAGCTGTCACAGGCTTTCGAGGTTCAGGTGCCTCCAAGGGTGCACTGGGGCCATCTGCAGGGCAGTCGGACAAGGGAAAGGTAAGAGCTTACCATCCTGTCCAACAGTCCTTGTCTACCACTCCACTCCCCAGCCAGCTGCTAGACCCACGAAGTACCTCTGAGCCGGCTCCTCAGGGACTTGAGCAGGGCAGCTTTGAGGGCTGCTTTGGTATTGTCAGAGATGGCACCCTCTCTTTTTGGTGGGGCAAGCTCGCTGGCTGGGGGTGCAGGCTGCAGAGTCAGATCAACAGTGTCAGGCGCAGGGCCAGAGCATGGTGGTGGTGCCGGAGGAGGTGACTCCATGGCACAGTCTCCACTTGGAGCCCAGGGACTGGGCATCTCAACATCTGGACACACAGGTTCACTAGCCACAGGCTGCAGAGAAGGCTGGAAACGGATTTGTTGGCGGATGCCCTCCCGTCGAGCATGGAAGTCCTCAATCTCAGCCACAATGGCCTCCTTAATGCGCTCCCTGGTAAGGGCTTCACGGTCAAAAGCAAAGTCAAAAGGTGGGGCACAATCAGGCTCATCATCAGGGTCATGGTACTTAGCCAGGAAGGGGTGACGAAGGGCAGCAGCAGCTGAGATCCGGGCACTGGGTTCAAATCGCAACATGCGGCCCAGCAATGAGAGGGCCTGGCGGTCAGCACCTGGGTATACCGTCTCCCAGGGCACAGGCTGCCGTGGTGGCAGGCTCTGGATATAGGCCCGCACCCTTTCAGCCCCCACAGCCTGAATCACAGCTGGCGATGGGGTTCCCAACACCATCATGATCAGCTGTAACTGGTGCACATAGTTTTTGCCCGGGAAGAGCTGTCGCCGAGCCAGCATCTCCCCAAAGATGCAGCCCACAGACCAGAGGTCAATAGCCTGTGTGTACTCATGCAGGGAAAGCATGAGTTCAGGGGCACGGTACCAGCGAGTGGCCACATACTCGGTCATGAAGTACTGATGTTCGGCAGGGGAGGTACACAGGCCACGGGCCATTCCAAAGTCACCAATCTTGAGCTCACAGTTCTCATTCACCAGAAGATTGGAGGGTTTAAGGTCACGGTGGATGACTTGGGCAGAGTGCATGTACTTGAGGCCCCGAAGCAGCTGATACAAGAAGTAGCGCACGTGCTCCAGTGTGAGTGGCTGTGAGGAGTGGATAATCTGGTGAAGGTCGCTCTCCATGAGGTCCAGTACCACATAGCTGGAAATGGCGAGACAGGTGTGAACTGGCCTCTTCATACTACAGACAAGCCCCATCCTCACCTGCCCTCCCAGTTCTAGAGATTATGGCCTTACGCTGAAACCCCAAAGGATGAGCAGCATGGTATGAAAGAATGGCATCAGGTTCCAGACTTTTCTACAgctttttagaaaagattttaaaagtttcatgTGTATGTTTCTCTGCAAATATACATGTGTACTACATAAGCGCccgatgcccacagaggccagaagagggagtctgagtccctggaactggagttacaaatgtctgtgagcctccatgcagacactgggaactgatcccgggtcctctgcaagagcagcaactgctcttaaccactgagccaatgcTCTAGCCCCAACTTTTCCACTAGTTTTTGCCAGATCATTTTCTCCATAGACCTAATTTCCCCGTtaggtttcttttaaaaaggtgTTTGATTATACCAGGCTTGGCCAGGACAGTTCATTTCGGAGCAGACTCTATTGTTTGCCAGCAGTTACTGGAAAAGCTGTGATGAAATCGTCAAAGTCTGTCAATTTTCTATTGTTTGTTATCAATTAGTTGTCTGCCATCAGAACAGGAAGGTGTCATGACACTACAAGGTCCTGTGTCAGCTACCTTATGAAATTTGGACCTGTTCTGTTTCTCTCGCTCTcctgttgttgtttgggtttgcGTTgtcatttgagatagggtctcatgtagtccaggctagccttgaacttataaTACAGCCAAAGCTGGCATGcccaaataaagaaatatagatcctctctcttttttccccagtACAGAATAGTCAACCTAAACCCTCAAAGATGCTCATCAGTCTcctactgagctatatccccagcccttgCACTCTTCTTGAGAAACAAGACTTGTCCCTACCAATGTCCCACAGGAACACAGGTCCTGGATCGTGGGACTCCTCCCAGCCTGTCTCACATTAGGTTCAGTGGCCCTTCCAGACTTCTAACCTGGTCCCAACAGAGTCTCCCTCTCCTATCCCACTCCTTACACAGATTTAAACTCTCCATAGGGCACAGTTGGCCTCAGGATGTCCTTGATGGCGATGATATTGTCGTGCTTGAAGTGTTTGAGGATCTTCAGTTCCCTGAGGGTCCGTTTGGCATTGGTCACCACGTCAAAAGCATTGGGTATCTTCTTGATGGCCACCTGCTGGCCTGAAGAGCAGGGAAAAGGCACATATATACCAGGGGATACCCTGCAGCAGCTGCAGGCCCTTTCCGA
Coding sequences:
- the Mapk7 gene encoding mitogen-activated protein kinase 7 isoform X3; protein product: MESDLHQIIHSSQPLTLEHVRYFLYQLLRGLKYMHSAQVIHRDLKPSNLLVNENCELKIGDFGMARGLCTSPAEHQYFMTEYVATRWYRAPELMLSLHEYTQAIDLWSVGCIFGEMLARRQLFPGKNYVHQLQLIMMVLGTPSPAVIQAVGAERVRAYIQSLPPRQPVPWETVYPGADRQALSLLGRMLRFEPSARISAAAALRHPFLAKYHDPDDEPDCAPPFDFAFDREALTRERIKEAIVAEIEDFHARREGIRQQIRFQPSLQPVASEPVCPDVEMPSPWAPSGDCAMESPPPAPPPCSGPAPDTVDLTLQPAPPASELAPPKREGAISDNTKAALKAALLKSLRSRLRDGPSAPLEAPEPRKPVTAQERQREREEKRRRRQERAKEREKRRQERERKERGAGVLGGPSTDPLAGLVLSDNDRSLLERWTRMAQPPAPAPAPAPVPASPAKSTNPPTGPVSQSTGPPLQPAGSIPGPASQPVCPPPGHAPQPSGPPGPVPAPLQTAPSTSLLTSQSLVPTGGLPGSNAPEVLPYFPSGPPPPDPGGAPQPSTSESPDVNLVTQQLSKSQVEDPLPPVFSGTPKGSGAGYGVGFDLEEFLNQSFDMGVADGPQDGQADSASLSASLLADWLEGHGMNPADIESLQREIQMDSPMLLADLPDLQEP
- the Mapk7 gene encoding mitogen-activated protein kinase 7 isoform X2 — protein: MCGLLSRGGQQVAIKKIPNAFDVVTNAKRTLRELKILKHFKHDNIIAIKDILRPTVPYGEFKSVYVVLDLMESDLHQIIHSSQPLTLEHVRYFLYQLLRGLKYMHSAQVIHRDLKPSNLLVNENCELKIGDFGMARGLCTSPAEHQYFMTEYVATRWYRAPELMLSLHEYTQAIDLWSVGCIFGEMLARRQLFPGKNYVHQLQLIMMVLGTPSPAVIQAVGAERVRAYIQSLPPRQPVPWETVYPGADRQALSLLGRMLRFEPSARISAAAALRHPFLAKYHDPDDEPDCAPPFDFAFDREALTRERIKEAIVAEIEDFHARREGIRQQIRFQPSLQPVASEPVCPDVEMPSPWAPSGDCAMESPPPAPPPCSGPAPDTVDLTLQPAPPASELAPPKREGAISDNTKAALKAALLKSLRSRLRDGPSAPLEAPEPRKPVTAQERQREREEKRRRRQERAKEREKRRQERERKERGAGVLGGPSTDPLAGLVLSDNDRSLLERWTRMAQPPAPAPAPAPVPASPAKSTNPPTGPVSQSTGPPLQPAGSIPGPASQPVCPPPGHAPQPSGPPGPVPAPLQTAPSTSLLTSQSLVPTGGLPGSNAPEVLPYFPSGPPPPDPGGAPQPSTSESPDVNLVTQQLSKSQVEDPLPPVFSGTPKGSGAGYGVGFDLEEFLNQSFDMGVADGPQDGQADSASLSASLLADWLEGHGMNPADIESLQREIQMDSPMLLADLPDLQEP
- the Mapk7 gene encoding mitogen-activated protein kinase 7 isoform X1, with the translated sequence MAEPLKEEDGEDGSGEPPGRVKAEPVHSTASVVAKNLALLKARSFDVTFDVGDEYEIIETIGNGAYGVVSSARRRLTGQQVAIKKIPNAFDVVTNAKRTLRELKILKHFKHDNIIAIKDILRPTVPYGEFKSVYVVLDLMESDLHQIIHSSQPLTLEHVRYFLYQLLRGLKYMHSAQVIHRDLKPSNLLVNENCELKIGDFGMARGLCTSPAEHQYFMTEYVATRWYRAPELMLSLHEYTQAIDLWSVGCIFGEMLARRQLFPGKNYVHQLQLIMMVLGTPSPAVIQAVGAERVRAYIQSLPPRQPVPWETVYPGADRQALSLLGRMLRFEPSARISAAAALRHPFLAKYHDPDDEPDCAPPFDFAFDREALTRERIKEAIVAEIEDFHARREGIRQQIRFQPSLQPVASEPVCPDVEMPSPWAPSGDCAMESPPPAPPPCSGPAPDTVDLTLQPAPPASELAPPKREGAISDNTKAALKAALLKSLRSRLRDGPSAPLEAPEPRKPVTAQERQREREEKRRRRQERAKEREKRRQERERKERGAGVLGGPSTDPLAGLVLSDNDRSLLERWTRMAQPPAPAPAPAPVPASPAKSTNPPTGPVSQSTGPPLQPAGSIPGPASQPVCPPPGHAPQPSGPPGPVPAPLQTAPSTSLLTSQSLVPTGGLPGSNAPEVLPYFPSGPPPPDPGGAPQPSTSESPDVNLVTQQLSKSQVEDPLPPVFSGTPKGSGAGYGVGFDLEEFLNQSFDMGVADGPQDGQADSASLSASLLADWLEGHGMNPADIESLQREIQMDSPMLLADLPDLQEP